A window of Echeneis naucrates chromosome 13, fEcheNa1.1, whole genome shotgun sequence contains these coding sequences:
- the atf5b gene encoding uncharacterized protein atf5b, with protein MAASILRRKIPPISTGELSAPLLQQASHSQSRARTGAEPVERQHLIGDGHSDWMTEKVDLSSFVSTTESSPSSSLPPSPLEHDVKVPSDLEVMTSLLQEELAQLEDYFRSESTSTTSKLEKSSKCDKGAQAMGSQSYYQLPYGSYGSSQSETSPVVVTLATGELDLASFCGGPIGRTKIARPAPYNYHHRYHHNNGRRIISEAVKVGEEVGLDTWGSRGSYSGSAELSVNHYSTLKTVSKNSLGSVKKVRECALSLKEEESYCFTEGMFCSEEIARGFCLGGSYESHHKREGQLMHNVKVNVSYDSTGLDVLHCSKDGGLSGSIPPETMVAGDSYFHQSMASTEPYHSFIGDLDQPSQAQAVEPQHGHYLYPECLADQSYECLSRGEGEGPLMGAPIHRPTQRLKDEHCSIKPSLVMGTASLDNSSGERKQKKRDQNKTAAHRYRLRKRAELDSLEEELHGLEGQNRELRDKAESVEREIQYVKDLLIEVYKARSQRLKQDGSA; from the exons ATGGCGGCATCGATCCTTCGCAGGAAAATTCCCCCCATTTCCACGGGCGAGCTCAGCGCTCCCCTTCTCCAACAGGCTAGCCACAGCCAATCACGGGCCAGGACGGGGGCGGAGCCTGTGGAGAGGCAGCACTTAATTG gTGATGGTCACTCAGATTGGATGACGGAAAAAGTtgatttgtcttcatttgtgtcGACGACCGAGTCTTCTCCGAGCTCTTCCCTTCCACCCTCCCCATTAGAACATGATGTCAAGGTGCCCTCGGATCTGGAGGTCATGACCTCTCTACTACAGGAGGAGCTGGCTCAGCTGGAGGACTACTTCCGTTCTGAATCCACATCCACGACAAGCAAGTTGGAGAAATCCTCAAAATGTGACAAGGGTGCTCAAGCCATGGGCTCCCAATCTTATTATCAGTTACCTTATGGGTCGTATGGGTCCAGCCAATCGGAAACCAGCCCTGTGGTTGTTACCTTGGCAACAGGGGAATTGGACCTGGCCAGCTTCTGTGGCGGTCCCATCGGCAGAACCAAAATTGCTCGACCAGCTCCATACAACTACCACCACCGCTACCACCACAACAACGGGCGAAGAATAATCAGCGAGGCTGTGAAAGTCGGGGAGGAAGTTGGACTTGATACGTGGGGCTCCAGGGGAAGTTACTCAGGAAGCGCAGAGTTGTCTGTGAACCACTACTCCACACTGAAGACGGTGAGCAAGAACAGCCTCGGCAGCGTCAAGAAGGTGAGAGAATGTGCTTTATCGttgaaggaagaggagagctATTGTTTTACAGAGGGAATGTTTTGCAGCGAAGAGATTGCTCGAGGGTTTTGTCTCGGCGGCTCGTACGAGAGCCACCACAAGCGAGAGGGACAGTTGATGCACAACGTGAAGGTCAATGTAAGTTACGACAGCACGGGGCTTGATGTTTTGCACTGCAGCAAAGATGGAGGACTTTCTGGAAGTATTCCCCCAGAGACAATGGTGGCCGGTGACAGCTACTTCCACCAGTCCATGGCCAGCACAGAGCCTTACCATAGCTTTATAGGTGACCTAGATCAGCCGTCGCAAGCACAGGCTGTAGAGCCCCAACACGGCCACTACCTCTATCCGGAATGCCTTGCAGACCAAAGTTACGAATGTCTGTCCAGAGGGGAGGGCGAGGGTCCGCTGATGGGCGCCCCTATCCACCGCCCCACCCAGAGGCTAAAGGATGAACACTGCTCCATTAAACCATCTTTGGTGATGGGCACCGCTTCTCTGGATAACAGCAGTGGcgagaggaagcagaagaagagagaccAGAACAAAACTGCTGCTCACAG GTACAGGCTGCGTAAGAGGGCGGAGCTGGACtctctggaggaggagctgcacGGCCTCGAGGGGCAGAACCGAGAGCTTCGTGACAAGGCAGAGTCGGTGGAACGAGAAATCCAATATGTCAAAGATTTACTGATCGAGGTCTACAAGGCTCGCAGTCAGCGACTCAAACAGGATGGCAGTGCCTAA
- the LOC115053013 gene encoding NF-kappa-B inhibitor zeta produces the protein MRGRFKRKDPRGGSEGTKGLSLLTQEAVAGLAEPVIPPLVYSVQDTGGRRLKGSGCGLYNGDKVYLGVRVKKPVRDLLRNIRLAQGWEPQDFQETCRKRVKGDKRRVKTRVGCRATKIKCPAESLEELEIIIEVLEEDLRTCNTSRSPSQKLSCYDPPVSPEWSPAGYNSEESDDMIPSPQSYRSYSPGGAECYKALSPPGFTSPQPGSVYGSGGEEWVDPPNHDWNLNDSMFFWTQLQREESQLRDVSDAMLLATDELRRTKFHKVACVGKRALGYAIAKRMVALNNLDLTDSDGMTALLHAANHNHHLMVADLIRLGANVNATNNSGKSCLHLSAEKGYVRVLEVLKQTMMDGVYVDVEATDNCGMSVLQCASLALKATVCELEGSKSPNPTRLHVLRQEQMMETLECLLHMGSWSIYPRMG, from the exons ATGAGAGGGCGATTTAAAAGAAAGGACccaagaggaggaagtgaagggaCGAAGGGGCTCTCCCTGCTCACACAGGAAGCTGTGGCAGGCTTAGCCGAGCCAGTCATACCTCCTCTGGTTTACAGTGTCCAGGATACAGGTGGCAGGAGGCTGAAAG GTTCAGGATGTGGCCTTTACAATGGTGATAAGGTCTATCTCGGTGTCCGTGTCAAAAAGCCTGTCAGGGATCTGCTGAGGAACATCCGCCTCGCCCAAGGCTGGGAGCCTCAAGACTTTCag GAGACGTGCAGGAAAAGAGTCAAAG GTGACAAGAGACGAGTCAAAACTCGCGTTGGATGCCGAGCCACGAAG ATAAAATGCCCCGCAGAAAGCCTGGAAGAGCTGGAAATCATCATCGAGGTGCTGGAGGAGGATCTCAGGACATGCAACACGTCCCGCTCCCCTTCCCAGAAGCTCTCCTGCTACGACCCCCCAGTGAGCCCTGAGTGGTCTCCAGCTG GATACAACAGCGAAGAGTCGGACGATATGATCCCGAGCCCTCAGTCCTATAGGTCTTACTCTCCAGGGGGGGCCGAGTGCTACAAGGCCCTATCTCCTCCTGGCTTCACCAGCCCTCAGCCTGGTAGCGTATATGGCAGTGGAGGGGAGGAGTGGGTCGATCCCCCGAACCATGACTGGAACCTGAATGACTCTATGTTCTTCTGGACTcagctgcagagggaggagagccaGCTGAGGGACGTCTCTGATGCCATGCTGCTGGCCACCGATGAGCTCAGAAGAAC AAAGTTCCATAAAGTGGCGTGTGTGGGAAAGAGGGCGCTGGGCTACGCCATCGCCAAAAGGATGGTCGCACTCAACAATCTGGACCTCACAGACTCCGATGGCATG ACTGCTCTACTGCATGCAGCGAATCACAATCATCACCTGATGGTGGCCGATCTGATCCGTTTGGGCGCTAACGTCAATGCGACAAACAACTCGGGGAAGTCCTGCCTCCACCTCAGCGCTGAGAAAGGCTATGTCCGAGTCCTGGAG gTTCTGAAACAAACAATGATGGACGGTGTGTACGTTGATGTTGAAGCCACTGATAACTGTG GAATGAGCGTCCTGCAGTGTGCGTCGCTGGCTCTGAAGGCCACGGTATGTGAGCTGGAGGGCAGCAAATCGCCCAATCCCACCAGACTCCACGTGCTGCGTCAGGAACAGATGATGGAGACCCTGGAGTGTCTGCTGCACATG GGAAGCTGGAGCATTTACCCCAGAATGGGTTAA